A window of Streptomyces sp. Je 1-332 genomic DNA:
CGTCAGGGTCGAGTCCGCCGAGGGGAACTTCTCGAAGGCGAAACGCGGGGCCTTGACGACCACGTAGTCGAGGGTCGGCTCGAAGGAGGCCGGAGTCTTCTCGGTGATGTCGTTCGGGATCTCGTCCAGCGTGTAGCCGACGGCCAGCTTCGCCGCGATCTTCGCGATCGGGAATCCGGTGGCCTTCGACGCGAGCGCGGAGGACCGCGAGACACGCGGGTTCATCTCGATGACGATGACCCGGCCGTCCTTCGGGTCGATCGCGAACTGGATGTTGCAGCCGCCGGTGTCGACGCCGACCTCGCGGATGATCGCGATGCCGACGTCCCGCAGGGTCTGGTACTCGCGGTCGGTCAGCGTCATCGCGGGCGCGACGGTGATCGAGTCACCTGTGTGCACGCCCATCGGGTCGAAGTTCTCGATGGAGCAGACGACCACGACGTTGTCGTTCTTGTCGCGCATCAGCTCCAGCTCGTACTCCTTCCAGCCGAGGATGGACTCCTCCAGGAGCACCTCAGTGGTCGGCGAGAGCGTGAGGCCCTGTCCGGCGATGCGGCGCAGCTCCTCCTCGTCGTGCGCGAAGCCGGAACCGGCGCCGCCCATGGTGAAGGAGGGGCGGACGACCACGGGGTAGCCGCCGAGCTCGTCGACGCCCTTGAGGACGTCGTCCATGGAGTGGCAGATGTACGAGCGGGCGGACTCGCCGTGGCCGATCTTCTTGTTGACCTCTTCGACGACGCCCTTGAAGAGGTCGCGGTCCTCGCCCTTGTTGATCGCCTCGACGTTGGCGCCGATGAGTTCGACGCCGTACTTCTCGAGGACGCCCTGCTCGTGCATGGAGATCGCGGTGTTGAGCGCGGTCTGGCCACCGAGGGTGGGCAGGAGCGCGTCGGGGCGCTCCTTGGCGATGATCTTCTCGACGAACTCGGGGGTGATCGGCTCGACGTAGGTCGCGTCGGCGATCTCCGGGTCGGTCATGATCGTCGCCGGGTTCGAGTTCACCAGGATGACGCGCAGGCCCTCGGCCTTGAGGACGCGGCAGGCCTGGGTGCCCGAGTAGTCGAACTCCGCTGCCTGACCGATGACGATCGGACCGGAGCCGATCACCAGGACGGACTGGATATCGGTGCGCTTAGGCACGCTGGGCTCCTTCTGCGGTCATCAAGGATACGAAGCGGTCGAAGAGGTACGCGGCGTCGTGCGGGCCGGCGGCTGCTTCGGGGTGGTACTGGACGCTGAACGCGGGCTGGTCGAGGAGCTGGAGCCCCTCCACCACCTGGTCGTTCAGGCACACGTGGGAGACCTCGGCGCGGCCGTAGGGCGTGTCGGAGACCTTGTCGAGGGGCGCGTCGACGGCGAAACCGTGATTGTGCGCGGTGACCTCGACCTTGCCGGTGGTGCGGTCCTGCACCGGCTGGTTGATGCCTCGGTGGCCGTACTTCAGCTTGAACGTGCCGAAGCCGAGGGCGCGGCCGAGGATCTGGTTGCCGAAGCAGATGCCGAAGAGCGGGGTCCTGCGCTCCAGGACGGCCTGCATGAGGGCGACGGGGCCGTCCGCGGTCGCCGGGTCGCCGGGGCCGTTGGAGAAGAACACGCCGTCGGGCTGCACCGCGTAGATGTCATCGACGGTCGCGGTCGCGGGCAGGACGTGCACCTCGATGCCGCGCTCGGCCATGCGGTGCGGGGTCATGCCCTTGATGCCGAGGTCGACGGCGGCCACGGTGTAGCGCTTCTCGCCGACCGCGGGGACGACGTACGTCTCCTTGGTGGCGACCTCGGCGGCGAGGTTCGCGCCCTTCATCTCGGGCTGCTGGCGGACCTCGGCGAGCATCACGCCCTCGTCCGGCAGCGCGCTGCCGGAGAAGATCCCGACCCGCATCGCGCCGCGCTCGCGCAGGTGGCGGGTGAGCGCGCGCGTGTCGATGCCGCTGATGCCCACCACGCCCTGGCTGACGAGTTCCTCGTCGAGTGTGCGCCGGGAGCGCCAGTTGGAGGGCACGCGCGCGGGGTCGCGCACGACGTAACCGGCGACCCAGATCCGCTTCGACTCGGGGTCCTCGTCGTTCACGCCGGTGTTGCCGACGTGCGGGGCCGTCATGACGACGACCTGGCGGTGGTACGAGGGGTCGGTGAGGGTCTCCTGGTAGCCGGACATGCCGGTGGAGAACACCGCTTCGCCGAAGGTCTCCCCCACGGCCCCGTAGGCGCGGCCGCGGAAGATGCGGCCGTCCTCCAGGACGAGTACGGCGGGAGTCTTCGAGGCTCCCCTTGTGGAGGTCGTCATCGTGCGGTGCCTTCCGTAGTGCTGGTTTTGTTGATCATGTTGTTGATGGCCTCGACCCATGCGGCCTGCTCGGCCGCGTGGTCCGAGCGGAAGCCCGAGTCGATGAGCTTCTCGCCGTGCTCCCAGGTGACGATCAGCAGACCGCCCTCCGCGAGGACCTTTCCGGCGATGCCCTTGTCGAGGCGGGCCTCGCGCAGCTGTGCGGCCGGGACGAAGAAGTCGGCCGCTCCGGGGCGTACGACATCGAGGCCCGCGTCCGTGAGCGTCAGCTCCACGCGGCTGCGGGTACCGAGGCCGTGCGCCACGATGCGGTCGAGCCACTGCCCTGCCGTGGTCGAGCCGTGGTAGCGGCCGCTGAGCTCAAGTCTCGCCGGGCCCGGGTCATCCGGCACCACGGGAAGCGGCGGCAGGTCGCCCTGGAGCGTGCCGCGCCACTTCCAGCCCTCGCGCATCAGCCAGTAGACGAGCGCGATGAAGAGCAGCAGGCCGACGACCCAGCCCGCGCGGGCGGCCCAGTCGGTCACCTCCGCCGATTCCTTCTCGGCGGCCAGTTCCAGAAGAGATGTCACGCGAGCTTCCCGTCGACGAGCGTGGCGCGGCCCCGCAGCCAGGTGTGCGTCACGCGGCCGGGCAGCTCACGGCCCTCGTAGGGGGTGTTGCCGCTGCGCGAGGCGAAGCCCGCGGGGTCCACGACTCCACGGTAAGCCGGATCGAGGAGCGTGAGGTTCGCGGGCTCACCTGCCGAGACGGGACGGCCGTGGCCCTTCGCCTGCCCGATCTCGGCGGGCTTGACGGACATCCGGTCGGCGACCGCGGCCCAGGTGAGCAGGCCCGTCTCGACCATCGTCTGCTGGACGACGGAGAGCGCGGTCTCCAGGCCCACCATGCCCATGGCCGCCGCGGCCCACTCGCAGTCCTTGTCCTCGTGCGGGTGCGGGGCGTGGTCGGTGGCGACGATGTCGATCGTGCCGTCGGCCAGCGCCTCGCGCAGCGCCATGACGTCGCGCTCGGTCCGCAGCGGCGGGTTGACCTTGTAGACCGGGTTGTACGACCGGACCATCTCGTCGGTCAGGAGCAGGTGGTGCGGGGTGACCTCGGCGGTCACGTCGATGCCGCGCGACTTGGCCCAGCGCACGATCTCGACGGAGCCGGCGGTCGACAGGTGGCAGATGTGCACCCGCGAGCCGACGTGCTCGGCGAGCAGCACGTCACGCGCGATGATCGACTCCTCGGCGACGGCGGGCCAGCCGCCGAGGCCCAGTTCGGCGGAGACGACGCCCTCGTTCATCTGGGCGCCCTCGGTCAGGCGCGGCTCCTGCGCGTGCTGGGCGACGACCCCGCCGAACGCCTTCACGTACTCCAGGGCGCGGCGCATGATCACGGCGTCGTCGACGCACTTGCCGTCGTCGGAGAAGACGGTGACGCCTGCGGCGGACTCGTGCATGGCGCCGAGCTCCGCGAGCTTCTTGCCCTCCAGGCCGACGGTGACGGCGCCGATCGGCTGGACGTCCGCGTACCCGCCTTCCTGACCCAGGCGGTAGACCTGCTCGACGACGCCGGCGGTGTCGGCGACGGGGAAGGTGTTGGCCATGGCGAACACCGCGGTGTAGCCGCCGGACGCGGCGGCGCGCGTGCCGGTCAGGACGGTCTCGGAGTCCTCGCGGCCGGGCTCGCGCAGGTGGGTGTGCAGGTCGACGAGGCCGGGCAGCAGGATCTTGCCGTCGGCCTCGACGACGGTCGCGTCGCCCGCGTCGATGCCGGTCCCCACTTCGAGGATCGTCTCGCCGTCGATCAGGACGTCCTGGGCGTCGCCGCCGAGCACCTTCGCACCACGGATCAGGGTCTTGCTCATTACTTGCTCTCCTCGGTACGGGTGTGGGTGACGGCGGGTTCGTTGCCGCCCAGGAGCAGGTAGAGGACGGCCATCCGGGTGTGCACGCCGTTGGCGACCTGCTCGATGACCGTGCAGCGGTCGGAGTCGGCGACCTCGGCGGTGATCTCCATGCCGCGGACCATCGGCCCGGGGTGCATGACGATGGCATGCTCGGGCATCTTCGCCATGCGCTCGCCGTCCAGGCCGTAGCGACGCGAGTACTCGCGCTCGGTCGGGAAGAACGCGGCGTTCATGCGCTCGCGCTGCACGCGCAGCATCATCACGGCGTCGGAGTCCGGGAGCACCCGGTCCAGGTCGTAACTCACGTCGCAGGGCCAGGTGTCCACGCCGACCGGCACCAGGGTGGGCGGGGCGACCAGGGTCACCTCGGCGCCCAGGGTGTGCAGGAGGTCGACGTTCGAGCGCGCGACGCGGCTGTGCAGGACGTCGCCGACGAGCGTGATGCGCTTGCCGCTCAGGTCCTTGCCGAGGCCCGCGTCCCGGCCGACGAGGCGGCGGCGCATGGTGAAGGCGTCGAGCAGGGCCTGGGTGGGGTGCTGGTGGGTGCCGTCACCCGCGTTGATCACCGGGGCGTCGATCCAGCCGGAGGTGGCGAGGCGGTAGGGGGCGCCGGAGGCGCCGTGCCGGATGACGACGGCGTCGACGCCCATCGCCTCCAGGGTCTGGGCGGTGTCCTTGAGGGACTCGCCCTTGGAGACGCTGGAACCCTTGGCGGCGAAGTTGATGACGTCGGCGGAGAGGCGCTTCTCGGCGGCCTCGAAGGAGATCCGGGTCCGCGTGGAGTCCTCGAAGAACAGATTGCAGATCGTGCGGCCGCGCAGGGCGGGAAGCTTCTTGATCGGCCGGTCGGCGACCCGGGCCATCTCCTCGGCGGTGTCGAGGATGAGAACGGCGTCGTCGCGGGTGAGGTCGGCGGCCGAGATGAGGTGACGCATCATCTGGGTGTACTCCGTCATGTGGAGGTGTGCGGGCATGCGGGCGCGCAGGGGTGTGCCCCCGGGCTCGCAGGGATGCCGGTCCTACGCGGAAGCGGGCTTGGCACCGAGCAGCACGGCGTCGCGGCCGTCCTCCTCGGCGAGCTGGACCTTGACCGTCTCCCGCAGCGACGTGGGGAGGTTCTTGCCGACGTAATCGGCGCGGATCGGGAGTTCGCGGTGGCCGCGGTCGACGAGGACGGCGAGCTGCACCGCGCGCGGGCGCCCGATGTCGTTCAGACCGTCGAGGGCGGCGCGGATGGTGCGACCGGAGAAGAGCACGTCGTCGACGAGGACGACGAGGCGGCCGTCGATGCCGTCACCGGGGATCTCGGTGCGGGCCAGTGCGCGCGGCGGATGCATCCGCAGATCGTCGCGGTACATCGTGATGTCGAGTGAGCCAACCGGGATACCGCGTCCGGTGATTTCTTCGAGTTTCTCGGCGAGTCGCCGTGCGAGGAAGACGCCGCGGGTGGGAATGCCGAGCAGCACCACGTCTTCGGCGCCTTTGGCGCGCTCGACGATCTCGTGCGCGATGCGGGTCAACACCCGTGCGATGTCCGGGCCTTCGAGAACCGGCCGGGCGACATCGGGTTCGTTCGTGTCGTTCGAGTCCATATGAAACGGACCTCCTTCTCCGCCTCACGGGACGGACCTTAAAGGACGTCGGAATTGCGCCATCAACGCTACCAGCACCGGCAACACCGCCGGTCACGACCCTCCTGACGGGGGTCGGTACGGACCATTCGGCTTGACGCAGCCAAGTAACGCTGCGTAACCTCACAGTGAGTTACCGTTCTTCGTCCGGGGAGCTATATGTCCAGCGAATACGCCAAACAGCTCGGGGCCAAGCTCCGCGCCATCCGTACCCAGCAGGGCCTTTCCCTCCACGGTGTCGAGGAAAAGTCCCAGGGCCGCTGGAAGGCGGTCGTGGTCGGTTCGTACGAACGCGGCGACCGCGCCGTGACCGTACAGCGCCTTGCCGAGCTGGCGGACTTCTACGGCGTCCCGGTCCAGGAACTCCTGCCCGGAACCGCGCCGGGCGGCGCGGCCGAGCCGCCGCCCAAGCTCGTCCTCGACCTTGAGCGTCTGGCGCACGTGCCGCAGGAGAAGGCAGGCCCCCTGCAGCGGTACGCCGCCACGATCCAGTCGCAGCGCGGTGACTACAACGGCAAGGTGCTCTCGATCCGCCAGGACGACCTGCGCACCCTCGCCGTGATCTATGACCAGTCGCCCTCGGTCCTCACCGAGCAGCTGATCAGCTGGGGCGTCCTGGACGCGGACGCGCGCCGCGCCGTCGCCCACGACGACGTCTGATCCCTCAAGGGGTACTTGAGCAGAAACGTAACGCCGGGGTGGCCGGAACCGATCGGGTTCCGGCCACCCCGGCGTTTTACGTACGCATCAGGCGCCCCAGGGGGCCACAGAGACCCCCAGGAGCCCCACGGACGCCGGAGAGCCCGCAGCGACGTGCTGCGGGCTCTCTGAGCGGCGTAGAAGGCTTTCGCCTCCTCGGGCTTGCCTCGTCGGACTTGCCTCGTCGGGCTTACGCCTCGTCGCGGCGCAGGCTCGGCTTCAGATCCTTGAAGCGGCCGAGCAGGCCGTTCACGAAGGACGGCGAATCGTCCGTGGAGAACTCCTTGGCGAGCTGCACGCACTCGTCGAGCACCACGGCGTCCGGCGTCGCGTCGACCCAGATCAGCTCGTAGGCACCGAGCCGCAGGATGTTGCGGTCCACGACCGGCATCCTGTCCAGGGTCCACCCGACGGCGTACTGCGAGATCAGCTCGTCGATGTGGCGCGCGTGCTCCGCGTACCCCTCGACCAGCTCCATCGTGAACTCGCTCACCGGCGGCTGCCGGGTATCGGCCCGCGAGTGGCGCACC
This region includes:
- the carA gene encoding glutamine-hydrolyzing carbamoyl-phosphate synthase small subunit — encoded protein: MTTSTRGASKTPAVLVLEDGRIFRGRAYGAVGETFGEAVFSTGMSGYQETLTDPSYHRQVVVMTAPHVGNTGVNDEDPESKRIWVAGYVVRDPARVPSNWRSRRTLDEELVSQGVVGISGIDTRALTRHLRERGAMRVGIFSGSALPDEGVMLAEVRQQPEMKGANLAAEVATKETYVVPAVGEKRYTVAAVDLGIKGMTPHRMAERGIEVHVLPATATVDDIYAVQPDGVFFSNGPGDPATADGPVALMQAVLERRTPLFGICFGNQILGRALGFGTFKLKYGHRGINQPVQDRTTGKVEVTAHNHGFAVDAPLDKVSDTPYGRAEVSHVCLNDQVVEGLQLLDQPAFSVQYHPEAAAGPHDAAYLFDRFVSLMTAEGAQRA
- a CDS encoding dihydroorotase; the protein is MSKTLIRGAKVLGGDAQDVLIDGETILEVGTGIDAGDATVVEADGKILLPGLVDLHTHLREPGREDSETVLTGTRAAASGGYTAVFAMANTFPVADTAGVVEQVYRLGQEGGYADVQPIGAVTVGLEGKKLAELGAMHESAAGVTVFSDDGKCVDDAVIMRRALEYVKAFGGVVAQHAQEPRLTEGAQMNEGVVSAELGLGGWPAVAEESIIARDVLLAEHVGSRVHICHLSTAGSVEIVRWAKSRGIDVTAEVTPHHLLLTDEMVRSYNPVYKVNPPLRTERDVMALREALADGTIDIVATDHAPHPHEDKDCEWAAAAMGMVGLETALSVVQQTMVETGLLTWAAVADRMSVKPAEIGQAKGHGRPVSAGEPANLTLLDPAYRGVVDPAGFASRSGNTPYEGRELPGRVTHTWLRGRATLVDGKLA
- a CDS encoding aspartate carbamoyltransferase catalytic subunit encodes the protein MMRHLISAADLTRDDAVLILDTAEEMARVADRPIKKLPALRGRTICNLFFEDSTRTRISFEAAEKRLSADVINFAAKGSSVSKGESLKDTAQTLEAMGVDAVVIRHGASGAPYRLATSGWIDAPVINAGDGTHQHPTQALLDAFTMRRRLVGRDAGLGKDLSGKRITLVGDVLHSRVARSNVDLLHTLGAEVTLVAPPTLVPVGVDTWPCDVSYDLDRVLPDSDAVMMLRVQRERMNAAFFPTEREYSRRYGLDGERMAKMPEHAIVMHPGPMVRGMEITAEVADSDRCTVIEQVANGVHTRMAVLYLLLGGNEPAVTHTRTEESK
- the pyrR gene encoding bifunctional pyr operon transcriptional regulator/uracil phosphoribosyltransferase PyrR, whose translation is MDSNDTNEPDVARPVLEGPDIARVLTRIAHEIVERAKGAEDVVLLGIPTRGVFLARRLAEKLEEITGRGIPVGSLDITMYRDDLRMHPPRALARTEIPGDGIDGRLVVLVDDVLFSGRTIRAALDGLNDIGRPRAVQLAVLVDRGHRELPIRADYVGKNLPTSLRETVKVQLAEEDGRDAVLLGAKPASA
- the bldD gene encoding transcriptional regulator BldD; translation: MSSEYAKQLGAKLRAIRTQQGLSLHGVEEKSQGRWKAVVVGSYERGDRAVTVQRLAELADFYGVPVQELLPGTAPGGAAEPPPKLVLDLERLAHVPQEKAGPLQRYAATIQSQRGDYNGKVLSIRQDDLRTLAVIYDQSPSVLTEQLISWGVLDADARRAVAHDDV
- the nusB gene encoding transcription antitermination factor NusB; this encodes MAARNTARKRAFQILFEADQRGADVVTVLADWVRHSRADTRQPPVSEFTMELVEGYAEHARHIDELISQYAVGWTLDRMPVVDRNILRLGAYELIWVDATPDAVVLDECVQLAKEFSTDDSPSFVNGLLGRFKDLKPSLRRDEA